The following proteins come from a genomic window of Mycolicibacterium rufum:
- a CDS encoding sensor histidine kinase, whose protein sequence is MVVAVVLVAVAAVSVAQSTSEFREARGARMIAVAENMASTPIVRDRIEQVPADPFLGRVLAPEVDRAVALSGASLAEILAPDGTVRVSSDPSRLGTRVDLGPSRADEGRAWFGDADIDGTHSLVGQVPILSTDGDVLAVASVSEGYPSVWALLSGAGERLLIYLGLGAALGLLASYLLSRRIKRHTRGLEVAEIAGLADHREALLHSIREGVIAVNNDGEITVLNDSAQELLGVGADAVGRRVDTVGIDPSVAALLLPGEAGRSDKPAEDTVIATATRVLALSRRAATSGGQRIGTVTTMRDSTELAALQGQLSSHKSVTDTLRAQTHEFANQLHTISGLVQLGEYDAVRDLVGTLTRRRAEISDAVTQRISDPAVAALLIAKTSLAAESGVALALAPESHLAPLDPALATDVITLLGNLIDNAVDVSVGSDRRHVEVAIDDSGGLLIEVRDSGPGVPEHLRETIFARGVTSKSDVPGGRGIGLALVRLVTAQHGGTVAVDDIPDGGARFTVRLLGARTHA, encoded by the coding sequence ATGGTCGTGGCGGTGGTGCTCGTCGCGGTCGCCGCCGTGTCGGTGGCGCAGTCCACGAGCGAGTTTCGCGAGGCGCGCGGCGCGCGGATGATCGCCGTTGCGGAGAACATGGCCTCCACCCCGATCGTGCGGGACCGGATCGAACAGGTGCCGGCCGATCCGTTCCTCGGCCGTGTGCTCGCACCGGAGGTCGACCGTGCGGTGGCGCTCTCGGGTGCGAGCCTGGCCGAGATCCTAGCCCCGGACGGCACCGTGCGGGTGTCCTCGGACCCGTCGCGTCTCGGGACGCGGGTCGACCTGGGGCCGAGCCGGGCCGACGAGGGCCGTGCCTGGTTCGGCGACGCCGACATCGACGGCACGCACAGCCTGGTGGGTCAGGTCCCGATCCTGTCCACCGACGGCGACGTGCTGGCCGTCGCATCGGTCAGCGAGGGGTACCCGTCGGTGTGGGCGCTGCTCTCCGGAGCCGGTGAGCGGCTGCTGATCTATCTGGGACTCGGCGCCGCGCTCGGGCTGCTGGCCTCCTATCTGCTGTCGCGCCGGATCAAGCGGCACACCCGCGGCCTGGAGGTCGCCGAGATCGCCGGCCTGGCCGATCACCGGGAAGCGTTGCTGCACAGCATTCGCGAGGGCGTGATCGCGGTGAACAACGACGGTGAGATCACGGTGCTCAACGACAGCGCTCAGGAGTTGCTCGGGGTGGGCGCCGACGCGGTCGGCCGACGGGTGGACACGGTGGGCATCGATCCTTCGGTGGCCGCGCTGCTGCTGCCCGGTGAGGCCGGCCGTTCCGATAAGCCCGCAGAGGACACCGTGATCGCCACCGCAACAAGGGTTTTGGCCCTGAGCCGCCGCGCGGCCACCAGCGGCGGCCAGCGGATCGGCACGGTGACCACGATGCGCGACAGCACCGAACTGGCGGCGCTGCAGGGGCAGTTGTCGTCACACAAGAGTGTGACCGACACGCTGCGCGCGCAGACCCACGAATTCGCCAACCAACTGCACACCATCTCCGGGCTGGTGCAGCTCGGAGAGTACGATGCGGTGCGTGATCTGGTGGGCACGTTGACACGTCGCCGCGCCGAGATCAGTGACGCGGTGACACAACGGATCTCCGATCCCGCGGTGGCGGCTCTGCTGATCGCCAAGACCTCGCTGGCCGCCGAGAGCGGGGTGGCGCTGGCCCTGGCGCCCGAATCACACCTGGCCCCCCTCGATCCGGCGCTGGCCACCGACGTGATCACCCTGCTGGGCAACCTCATCGACAACGCGGTGGACGTGTCGGTCGGATCCGACCGCCGGCACGTCGAGGTGGCGATCGACGACAGTGGCGGCCTGCTCATCGAGGTGCGCGACTCCGGACCGGGCGTGCCGGAGCATCTGCGCGAGACGATCTTCGCGCGCGGTGTGACCTCCAAGTCCGACGTTCCCGGTGGCCGGGGCATCGGCCTGGCGCTGGTCCGTCTGGTCACTGCGCAGCACGGCGGCACCGTGGCAGTCGACGACATCCCCGACGGCGGAGCGCGATTCACCGTCCGGCTACTGGGGGCGCGGACCCATGCGTGA
- a CDS encoding type 1 glutamine amidotransferase, with protein MAAVAPTVLFLRNEHMATEALLGEAFADHGFEVEAFEVVPPARVDSPALDVTFPDPAGYDVIVPLGARWPVYDPALRDTWVGAEMALLRDAADAGVALLGVCFGGQLLAQTFGGTVARSPRPEIGWYDVMSERPEIVPAGPWFQWHFDRWTLPPGATELARTPNASQAFVLGRTMGLQFHPEIDADLLKGWLADDRDGDVAAAGLDHDQLLSRTTELADDVSTRIRALVAGFLKHVAGHSLPS; from the coding sequence ATGGCGGCCGTGGCACCCACGGTCCTCTTCCTGCGCAACGAACACATGGCGACCGAAGCCCTGCTCGGTGAGGCCTTCGCCGACCACGGCTTCGAGGTCGAGGCCTTCGAGGTGGTTCCCCCCGCCCGGGTGGACTCCCCCGCGCTCGACGTGACCTTTCCCGACCCCGCCGGCTACGACGTGATCGTGCCGCTGGGCGCCCGGTGGCCGGTGTACGACCCCGCACTGCGGGACACCTGGGTGGGCGCCGAGATGGCGCTGCTGCGCGACGCCGCCGACGCGGGGGTCGCATTGCTGGGCGTGTGCTTCGGCGGCCAACTGCTCGCGCAGACCTTCGGCGGCACCGTGGCACGTTCCCCGCGGCCCGAGATCGGCTGGTACGACGTGATGAGCGAGCGACCCGAGATCGTCCCGGCCGGCCCGTGGTTCCAGTGGCATTTCGACCGCTGGACGCTTCCGCCCGGCGCCACCGAACTGGCCAGAACACCGAACGCGTCGCAGGCGTTCGTGCTCGGCAGAACGATGGGGCTGCAGTTCCACCCCGAGATCGACGCCGACCTGCTCAAGGGCTGGCTGGCCGACGACCGCGACGGCGATGTCGCGGCCGCCGGCCTGGATCACGACCAGTTATTGAGCCGCACAACAGAACTCGCCGACGACGTCAGTACCCGGATCCGGGCGCTGGTCGCCGGGTTCCTCAAACACGTCGCGGGTCACTCCTTGCCGAGCTGA
- a CDS encoding TIGR01777 family oxidoreductase, which translates to MGIEYDSVVDHPLRDVWDWHTRPGAMRRLVPPFQPMTVLEEARSLADGVAILGLPGGLRWVARHVPEEYEPGHRFVDVLSSQGPTSWPPRLVGEWRHTHTFTEHGSGTTINDRVEAVVPAALLRPMFAYRHRQLIGDLAAHRRAAEAGARPLVVAMTGASGLVGSALSAFLTTGGHRVIRLVRHDPVGEDERRWDPHAPAADLLAGVDAVVHLAGESIAGRFTDSHRTAIRDSRIEPTRLLAAAAAGTPDGPKTFVSASAIGYYGFDRGDVQLTEDGSRGDGFLADVVTDWEAATTPASDAGLRVVLVRTGIVQAAAGGTLRLLRPLFAAGLGGRVGDGRQWLSWIGLDDLLDIYHRALYDDRLSGPVNAVGPEPVRNAEYTKELARVLHRPALLPVPSLGPRVLLGAQGARELAEASQRVVPAKLLAVGHPFRAPQVADALAHQLGKE; encoded by the coding sequence ATGGGCATCGAATACGACAGTGTCGTCGACCACCCGCTGCGCGACGTGTGGGACTGGCACACGCGCCCCGGCGCGATGCGTCGCCTCGTCCCGCCGTTCCAACCGATGACGGTGCTCGAGGAGGCCAGGTCGCTGGCCGACGGCGTGGCGATCCTCGGCCTGCCGGGCGGTCTGCGCTGGGTGGCGCGGCATGTGCCGGAGGAGTACGAGCCGGGTCACCGCTTCGTCGACGTGCTGTCCTCGCAGGGGCCGACGTCGTGGCCGCCGCGCCTGGTCGGCGAGTGGCGGCACACCCACACGTTCACCGAACACGGCAGCGGGACCACCATCAACGACCGCGTCGAGGCGGTGGTGCCCGCGGCGCTGCTGCGGCCGATGTTCGCCTACCGGCATCGGCAGCTGATCGGTGACCTCGCCGCGCACCGCCGCGCTGCCGAGGCCGGCGCCCGCCCGTTGGTCGTCGCGATGACCGGCGCCTCGGGTCTGGTCGGCTCGGCGCTGAGCGCGTTCCTCACCACCGGTGGGCACCGGGTGATCCGGTTGGTGCGCCACGATCCGGTCGGTGAGGACGAGCGACGCTGGGATCCGCACGCTCCTGCCGCCGACCTGCTGGCGGGCGTCGACGCCGTCGTCCATCTGGCGGGGGAGTCGATCGCCGGCCGATTCACCGACAGCCATCGAACAGCCATCCGCGACAGTCGCATCGAGCCGACCCGGCTGCTGGCGGCCGCGGCGGCCGGCACACCCGACGGTCCGAAGACCTTCGTCAGTGCCTCGGCGATCGGGTACTACGGGTTCGACCGGGGTGACGTGCAACTCACCGAGGACGGTTCGCGTGGCGACGGCTTCCTCGCCGATGTGGTCACCGACTGGGAGGCGGCCACCACACCCGCCTCCGATGCCGGCCTGCGGGTGGTGTTGGTGCGCACCGGGATCGTGCAGGCCGCGGCGGGAGGCACCTTGCGGCTGCTGCGGCCGCTGTTCGCCGCCGGTCTGGGTGGCCGCGTCGGCGACGGCCGGCAGTGGCTGTCGTGGATCGGGCTCGACGATCTGCTCGACATCTACCACCGGGCCCTCTACGACGACCGCCTCAGCGGACCGGTCAACGCCGTCGGTCCGGAACCGGTGCGCAACGCCGAGTACACCAAAGAGCTTGCGCGCGTGCTGCATCGGCCCGCGCTGCTGCCGGTGCCGTCACTAGGTCCGCGGGTGCTGCTCGGCGCGCAGGGTGCGCGCGAGCTCGCCGAAGCCAGCCAGCGGGTGGTGCCGGCGAAGCTGCTGGCCGTCGGCCACCCGTTCCGTGCGCCGCAGGTCGCCGACGCCCTGGCCCATCAGCTCGGCAAGGAGTGA
- a CDS encoding cytochrome P450 — protein MTNAIDTELPTIAYDHAESPAEAHRLIGEALRQGPLALGPHGPEVLTYDLVRTVLRDDRFAMPKGVTLATQGITSGELWDIVLSGLLSLDGADHHRQRKLVSKAFTPRAAGRLRTTCADIIAELVYAVCAAGRCDVVADIARRYPVPVICELLGTPRADWNRLSQWADDIFKLFDWNVVEDEADIVRAWRALESYLDAMVAERHDQLTDDLLSDMMRAEDEGDRLRHEELLTLAATLLMAGTDTTRNQLAAAVDVFCDHPDQWALLGRHPELGPQAVEEVMRFSPVIFGSFRTALVDVELAGHTVPAGTMVVVNTAAANRDPAVYPDPDRFDITRGGAAPMLTFGGGVHYCLGAHLARIELTEALTTMARRMPSIHRERPAVWKSLTGISGPATLPVVFESGY, from the coding sequence ATGACCAACGCGATCGACACCGAACTGCCGACCATCGCCTATGACCACGCCGAAAGCCCTGCCGAAGCGCACCGCCTGATCGGCGAGGCGCTTCGGCAGGGCCCCCTCGCGCTGGGTCCGCACGGACCCGAGGTCCTGACCTACGACCTGGTGCGGACCGTGCTGCGCGACGACCGGTTCGCCATGCCCAAGGGGGTCACGCTGGCGACGCAGGGCATCACCTCGGGCGAGCTGTGGGACATCGTGCTCAGCGGGCTGCTCAGCCTCGACGGCGCCGATCACCACCGCCAGCGCAAGCTGGTGTCGAAGGCCTTCACGCCGCGGGCCGCCGGGCGCCTGCGCACCACCTGTGCCGACATCATCGCCGAACTGGTGTACGCCGTCTGCGCCGCGGGCCGGTGCGACGTGGTGGCCGACATCGCCCGGCGCTACCCGGTTCCCGTCATCTGCGAACTGCTCGGCACCCCACGCGCCGACTGGAATCGGTTGTCGCAGTGGGCCGATGACATCTTCAAGCTGTTCGACTGGAACGTCGTGGAGGACGAGGCCGACATCGTGCGCGCCTGGCGGGCGCTCGAGTCCTACCTCGACGCCATGGTGGCCGAGCGCCATGACCAGCTCACCGACGACCTGCTGTCGGACATGATGCGGGCCGAGGACGAGGGCGACCGGCTCCGCCACGAGGAGCTGCTCACCCTCGCCGCGACGCTGTTGATGGCGGGCACCGACACCACCCGCAATCAGCTGGCGGCAGCGGTCGACGTGTTCTGCGACCACCCCGACCAGTGGGCGCTGCTGGGCCGCCATCCCGAGCTGGGCCCGCAGGCGGTCGAGGAGGTCATGAGGTTCTCCCCGGTGATCTTCGGCTCGTTCCGCACCGCCCTCGTGGACGTCGAACTGGCCGGTCACACGGTGCCCGCCGGGACGATGGTGGTCGTCAACACCGCGGCGGCCAACCGGGATCCGGCGGTCTACCCGGACCCGGACCGCTTCGACATCACCCGCGGCGGCGCCGCTCCGATGCTGACCTTCGGGGGCGGAGTGCACTACTGCCTGGGCGCCCACCTCGCCCGCATCGAACTCACCGAGGCGCTGACGACGATGGCGCGACGGATGCCCTCGATACACCGCGAACGTCCTGCGGTGTGGAAGAGCCTCACCGGGATCAGCGGACCGGCGACGCTGCCGGTCGTCTTCGAGTCCGGGTACTGA
- a CDS encoding tripartite tricarboxylate transporter TctB family protein — protein sequence MTDVPNTQQGTEIRPDWAQYIVCAVMVVVGGFLIYDGVSMPGGYAEVDPVGPRLFPIAIGVGLLAMAVVLAVAIPRGLRGEADAGEDIDPDMPSDWRTVGLLVGLFVLLIVLVEPLGWAIAGALFFAGCATVLGSRHYVRNIAIGVVLAVGTFYAFYSGLGIPLPAGILDGIL from the coding sequence ATGACCGACGTCCCGAACACCCAGCAGGGCACCGAGATCCGTCCGGACTGGGCCCAGTACATCGTCTGCGCGGTGATGGTGGTCGTCGGCGGCTTCCTGATCTACGACGGCGTCTCGATGCCCGGCGGCTACGCCGAGGTGGATCCCGTGGGGCCCCGGCTGTTCCCGATCGCGATCGGCGTCGGACTTCTCGCGATGGCGGTGGTGCTGGCCGTGGCGATTCCGCGCGGTCTGCGCGGCGAGGCCGACGCGGGGGAGGACATCGACCCCGACATGCCCAGTGACTGGCGCACCGTCGGCCTGCTCGTCGGGCTGTTCGTGCTGCTGATCGTGCTCGTCGAGCCGCTCGGCTGGGCGATCGCCGGCGCCCTGTTCTTCGCCGGCTGCGCCACGGTGCTGGGCAGCCGGCACTACGTCCGCAACATCGCGATCGGCGTGGTGCTCGCGGTCGGCACGTTCTACGCGTTCTACTCCGGGCTCGGAATCCCGCTGCCCGCAGGCATTCTGGATGGGATCCTGTAA
- a CDS encoding response regulator — MRDVLVVDDDFMVAEIHRRFVDRVDGFRTIGVARTAGEALRAAQELRPDLILLDVYLPDMTGLEVLQRLRSDGDGVGVIMITAARELDTVSGALDGGAADYLIKPFEFDQLQAKLAAFAARADALESAGGVDQSLIDSLFGGPSVAPPKVLPKGLGAETGELVLAAVRQAGEVSAAECADLVGISRVSARRYLEHYLSTGTVELRLQYGVGRPERRYRMVG; from the coding sequence ATGCGTGACGTGCTCGTCGTCGACGACGACTTCATGGTCGCCGAGATCCACCGCCGCTTCGTCGACCGGGTGGACGGGTTCCGGACGATCGGGGTGGCCCGCACGGCGGGCGAGGCGCTGCGCGCGGCCCAGGAGCTGCGTCCCGATCTCATTCTGCTCGACGTGTACCTGCCGGACATGACCGGTCTGGAGGTGTTGCAGCGGTTGCGGTCTGACGGAGACGGCGTGGGGGTCATCATGATCACCGCGGCCCGCGAACTCGACACCGTCAGCGGCGCGCTCGACGGCGGTGCGGCCGACTACCTGATCAAACCGTTCGAGTTCGACCAGCTGCAGGCCAAGCTCGCCGCCTTCGCGGCCCGCGCCGATGCACTCGAATCCGCCGGCGGCGTGGACCAGTCGCTGATCGACTCCCTGTTCGGTGGTCCGTCGGTGGCGCCGCCGAAAGTGCTGCCGAAGGGGCTGGGCGCCGAGACCGGTGAGCTGGTGCTCGCCGCCGTCCGCCAAGCCGGTGAGGTCTCGGCCGCGGAATGCGCCGACCTGGTGGGGATCTCGCGGGTCAGCGCCCGACGCTATCTCGAGCACTACCTGAGCACCGGGACGGTCGAGCTGCGGCTGCAGTACGGCGTGGGTCGTCCGGAGCGCCGGTACCGCATGGTGGGCTGA
- a CDS encoding CBS domain-containing protein: MTEMQSIGSLTVSTVTGGPVARVSAEATVADAAQALVAHDVGMVVVGDGEIPSAVLSERDVVRVVAAGRDPADVAAVEVASAKLVWASADDTVDEVAEQMMEHYIRHVLVEQDGALVGVVSARDLLGVYTAGAVDDQQ; encoded by the coding sequence ATGACAGAGATGCAGTCGATCGGCTCCCTCACCGTCTCCACGGTCACCGGCGGGCCGGTGGCCCGGGTGTCCGCCGAGGCCACCGTCGCCGACGCCGCGCAGGCCCTGGTCGCCCACGACGTCGGAATGGTCGTGGTCGGCGACGGGGAGATCCCGTCGGCGGTGCTCAGCGAGCGGGACGTCGTGCGAGTCGTCGCTGCCGGGCGCGACCCCGCCGACGTGGCGGCCGTGGAGGTGGCCAGCGCCAAGCTCGTCTGGGCCAGCGCCGACGACACCGTCGACGAGGTGGCCGAGCAGATGATGGAGCACTACATCCGGCACGTGCTGGTGGAGCAGGACGGCGCGCTGGTCGGCGTGGTCTCGGCCCGCGACCTGCTCGGGGTCTATACGGCGGGCGCCGTCGACGACCAGCAGTAG
- a CDS encoding Bug family tripartite tricarboxylate transporter substrate binding protein — MFTSGRRRPSIGLVVAVIAALLLSACGVTRGEDTGLHRLRMMVPNSPGGGYDLTARTAVKIMEDDKITGRVEVFNVIGAGGTVAMARLMNEKGNGDLMMMMGLGVVGATFTNGSKARASDATALAKMVEEQEGILVPADSPFKTVGDFVAAWKADPAKVTLGGGSSPGGPDHLFPMETAKAVGVDPTKVNFVSYDGGGDLLTALLGNKIAAGTSGLGEYVDQIESGQVRVLAVSGDKRVEGVDAPTLKEAGIDLTFTNWRGVLAPPGISDEDRAAMVKVLEELHGTDAWKEALVKNGWSDAFMTGQPFEEFLNEQDRRVETTLTDLGLV; from the coding sequence ATGTTCACATCCGGCCGCCGCAGACCGAGCATCGGTCTGGTCGTCGCCGTGATCGCCGCGCTGCTCCTCTCGGCGTGCGGGGTGACCCGCGGCGAGGACACCGGTCTGCACCGTCTGCGCATGATGGTGCCCAACAGCCCGGGCGGCGGCTATGACCTGACCGCCCGCACCGCGGTCAAGATCATGGAAGACGACAAGATCACCGGCCGCGTCGAGGTCTTCAACGTCATCGGTGCCGGCGGCACGGTCGCCATGGCGCGTCTGATGAACGAGAAGGGCAACGGCGACCTGATGATGATGATGGGTCTGGGCGTGGTCGGGGCGACCTTCACCAACGGCTCCAAGGCCCGCGCCTCCGACGCCACCGCGTTGGCCAAGATGGTCGAGGAGCAGGAAGGCATCCTGGTGCCGGCCGACTCGCCGTTCAAGACGGTCGGCGACTTCGTGGCCGCCTGGAAGGCCGACCCGGCCAAGGTCACCCTCGGCGGCGGATCCAGCCCCGGCGGACCTGACCACCTGTTCCCGATGGAGACGGCCAAGGCGGTCGGCGTCGACCCGACGAAGGTCAACTTCGTGTCCTACGACGGCGGCGGCGATCTGCTGACCGCGCTGCTGGGCAACAAGATCGCCGCGGGCACCTCCGGGCTCGGCGAGTACGTCGACCAGATCGAGTCGGGCCAGGTGCGGGTGCTCGCCGTCTCGGGCGACAAGCGCGTCGAAGGGGTCGACGCACCGACGCTGAAGGAGGCCGGCATCGACCTGACCTTCACCAACTGGCGCGGAGTGCTTGCGCCGCCGGGGATTTCAGACGAGGACCGGGCCGCGATGGTCAAGGTGCTCGAGGAACTGCACGGCACGGATGCGTGGAAGGAGGCGCTGGTGAAGAACGGCTGGAGCGACGCGTTCATGACCGGTCAACCGTTCGAGGAGTTCCTCAACGAACAGGACCGGCGCGTGGAGACGACGCTGACGGATCTGGGGCTGGTATGA
- the wag31 gene encoding DivIVA-like cell division protein Wag31, which translates to MPLTPADVHNVAFSKPPIGKRGYNEDEVDAFLDLVENELTRLIEENTDLRQRVAELDSELASARSGGGAAQPTQTLPVYEPEPEPAPAPTPQPVYEAPAAQQSAPAPEDQHLRAAKVLSLAQDTADRLTNGAKAESEKMLSDARAQADAMVTEARQTAEATVADARQRADAMLADAQSRSEAQLRQAQEKADALQADAERKHSEIMGTINQQRTVLEGRLEQLRTFEREYRTRLKTYLESQLEELGQRGSAAPVDSGANNDGGFNQFNRGNN; encoded by the coding sequence ATGCCGCTCACTCCCGCCGACGTGCACAACGTTGCGTTCAGTAAGCCACCCATCGGCAAACGCGGCTACAACGAGGACGAGGTCGACGCCTTCCTCGACCTCGTCGAGAACGAGCTGACCCGTCTGATCGAGGAGAACACCGACCTCCGGCAGCGCGTCGCCGAGCTGGACTCCGAACTCGCCTCGGCGCGGTCGGGTGGCGGTGCCGCCCAGCCGACGCAGACCCTTCCGGTGTACGAGCCCGAACCGGAGCCGGCACCGGCCCCGACGCCGCAGCCCGTCTACGAGGCGCCCGCCGCGCAGCAGTCCGCGCCCGCCCCCGAGGACCAGCACCTGCGCGCCGCCAAGGTGCTCAGCCTGGCGCAGGACACCGCCGACCGGCTGACCAACGGCGCCAAGGCCGAGTCCGAGAAGATGCTCTCCGACGCCCGGGCCCAGGCCGACGCCATGGTCACCGAGGCCCGGCAGACCGCCGAGGCCACCGTCGCCGACGCCCGCCAGCGGGCCGACGCCATGCTCGCCGACGCGCAGAGCCGCTCGGAGGCACAGCTGCGGCAGGCGCAGGAGAAGGCCGACGCCCTGCAGGCCGACGCCGAGCGCAAGCACTCCGAGATCATGGGCACCATCAACCAGCAGCGCACGGTGCTGGAAGGCCGCCTCGAGCAGCTGCGCACCTTCGAACGCGAATACCGCACCCGCCTGAAGACCTACCTGGAATCTCAGCTCGAAGAACTCGGCCAGCGCGGGTCCGCCGCGCCGGTGGACTCCGGCGCGAACAACGACGGCGGGTTCAACCAGTTCAACCGGGGCAACAACTAG
- a CDS encoding phosphoribosyltransferase, protein MTRTTRTFRDRREAGRVLARDLADYRDRTDVLVLGLARGGLPVAREVAAFLRAPLDVCLVRKLGVPQWPELAMGAVATGGGVVLNDDLLRSLDLTDDQVREVLDRETVELHRREGAYRPGRDPLELTGRTVILVDDGIATGASMIAAVRSVRQAGAARVVVGAPVGPASVCRTLRSEADDVVCSRTPANFHAVGQVYGDFHQIGDDEVRETLDSPLDVNESD, encoded by the coding sequence ATGACTCGAACCACGCGCACGTTCCGCGACCGCCGCGAGGCAGGCCGGGTCCTGGCGCGTGATCTGGCCGACTATCGGGACCGCACCGATGTGCTGGTGCTCGGGCTGGCGCGGGGCGGGCTGCCGGTCGCGCGGGAGGTGGCGGCGTTTCTGCGCGCACCGCTGGACGTGTGCCTGGTCCGCAAGCTCGGGGTGCCGCAGTGGCCCGAACTCGCGATGGGCGCGGTCGCCACCGGCGGCGGTGTGGTGCTCAACGACGACCTGCTGCGCAGCCTGGACCTCACCGACGACCAGGTGCGCGAGGTGCTGGACCGGGAGACGGTCGAACTGCATCGCCGGGAAGGCGCGTACCGGCCCGGCCGGGATCCGCTCGAGCTCACGGGGCGCACGGTGATCCTCGTCGACGACGGGATCGCGACCGGCGCGAGCATGATCGCCGCGGTGCGTTCGGTCCGGCAGGCGGGGGCCGCGCGGGTCGTCGTGGGGGCGCCAGTGGGTCCGGCCTCGGTGTGCCGGACGCTGCGGTCCGAGGCCGACGACGTGGTGTGCTCGAGGACGCCCGCGAACTTCCACGCGGTCGGTCAGGTGTACGGGGACTTCCATCAGATCGGCGACGACGAGGTGCGCGAGACCCTGGACAGTCCGCTCGACGTCAACGAATCGGACTGA
- a CDS encoding GyrI-like domain-containing protein, with amino-acid sequence METILAADDPRQRADVIAGHLRRLEAEIDRTRAAVVSLQRLLHPDPADLEVELRSVPARTVAAVTGVVEQQNSLPWYDAAMAELDAAFPPQERTGAAGGCYDNALFTHGAGRFTVFRPVRAPRASGRIEVVDLPEVDLAVTVHAGNHDDIDVTYGRLGAWVVEHALAVDGPIHETYLVSPRDTPEAADWRTEIGWPVFRVAPA; translated from the coding sequence GTGGAGACCATCCTGGCCGCCGACGACCCCCGGCAACGCGCCGACGTGATCGCCGGTCACCTGCGCCGGCTGGAAGCCGAGATCGACCGCACCCGCGCCGCCGTGGTCTCGCTGCAGCGCCTGCTCCATCCCGACCCCGCCGACCTCGAGGTCGAGCTGCGGTCGGTGCCGGCGCGCACCGTCGCCGCCGTCACAGGTGTTGTCGAACAACAGAATTCGCTGCCCTGGTACGACGCGGCGATGGCCGAACTGGACGCCGCCTTCCCCCCGCAGGAGCGCACCGGCGCTGCGGGCGGCTGCTATGACAACGCACTGTTCACCCACGGCGCGGGCAGGTTCACCGTCTTCCGCCCGGTGCGCGCACCGCGGGCGTCCGGCCGGATCGAGGTCGTCGACCTGCCCGAGGTGGACCTCGCGGTCACCGTGCACGCCGGCAATCACGACGACATCGACGTCACCTACGGCCGCCTCGGCGCGTGGGTGGTGGAACACGCGCTGGCCGTGGACGGGCCGATCCACGAGACGTATCTGGTGAGTCCGCGCGACACCCCCGAGGCGGCCGACTGGCGCACCGAGATCGGCTGGCCGGTCTTCCGGGTGGCACCGGCCTGA